One segment of Primulina tabacum isolate GXHZ01 chromosome 6, ASM2559414v2, whole genome shotgun sequence DNA contains the following:
- the LOC142549681 gene encoding protein DWD HYPERSENSITIVE TO UV-B 1-like: protein MKTESRITSYPSVWRIDIDMTDNLPVKQTSVEITKSLLSKYYEYLPYNRLHKESVVNVLHFRETGTCNMAYCQNPARTKPSSSHKRNQYFYTRSLCAAKFVSSGQALQYPITNVGLATEEIDERFRPRQFEYHPSDPSLMAVGTLDGEVVIHNHETGNIIKYISPYQQTSGILGLCWLKKQPSKLLVGSDNDALRLYDINNVTSKLEYGYSIAAVTFDDFEQLTSVHVNSTDDRCLTSGYSKKVAIYDVCTGQRLQLFMDMHREPINVAKFSNHSPNLLATSSFDRDVKMWDLRQDPMRPCYTAASSRGNVMVCFSPDDLYLLVSAVDNEVKQLLAVDGRLHTDFGIVSTGSAYNYTRSYYMNGRDYIISGSCEEPAIRVCCAQTGRRLTDISLEDTGVGSSIFVQSLRSDPFRHFHMAVLAAYSGRKTKNEIIKVNLLSTNSRAEEHNVGPNTRRPSYGKGG, encoded by the exons ATGAAAACAGAGTCACGAATTACGTCGTATCCTTCTGTTTGGAGGATTGATATCGATATGACTGATAATTTACCGGTAAAACAAACGAGTGTTGAAATAACAAAATCACTCCTCTCCAAATACTACGAGTACTTGCCATATAACCGCCTTCACAAGGAGAGTGTTGTCAATGTCTTGCATTTTCGTGAAACTGGAACATGTAATATGGCTTATTGCCAAAATCCAGCAAGGACAAAGCCTTCATCATCTCATAAAAGGAATCAGTACTTCTATACAAGGTCCCTTTGTGCAGCAAAGTTTGTGTCCTCTGGTCAGGCACTTCAATATCCTATTACCAATGTAGGCCTGGCAACAGAAGAAATCGACGAGAGGTTTCGTCCAAGGCAGTTTGAGTATCACCCGTCTGACCCGAGTCTAATGGCAGTTGGAACCCTCGATGGAGAAGTTGTTATCCATAACCATGAGACAGGAAATATTATCAAGTATATCTCACCTTACCAGCAAACCAGTGGTATTCTTGGCCTCTGCTGGCTTAAAAAACAACCCTCAAAG CTCCTGGTGGGCTCGGATAATGATGCTTTACGATTATACGACATCAACAACGTTACTTCAAAACTTGAATATGGATACTCCATTGCTGCAGTTACCTTTGATGACTTTGAGCAGTTGACATCAGTTCACGTGAACTCAACAGATGATCGATGCCTGACAAGTGGTTACTCCAAGAAAGTTGCCATATACGATGTATGCACTGGACAACGCCTACAATTGTTCATGGACATGCATCGTGAACCGATAAATGTGGCTAAGTTTTCAAATCATTCTCCTAATCTCCTCGCAACTTCGTCATTTGACCGTGATGTGAAGATGTGGGACCTAAGACAGGATCCCATGCGACCTTGCTATACAGCTGCAAGTTCGAGAGGAAATGTGATGGTTTGTTTCTCTCCTGACGATCTTTATCTGCTCGTCTCAGCTGTTGATAATGAG gtGAAGCAACTTTTAGCTGTGGATGGGAGGCTTCACACAGATTTCGGGATAGTTTCGACCGGAAGTGCTTATAACTATACTCGTTCATATTATATGAACGGAAGAGATTACATTATCAGTGGAAGTTGTGAAGAACCAGCCATTCGTGTATGTTGTGCCCAAACGGGAAGGCGGCTGACAGACATTTCTTTGGAG GATACTGGAGTGGGGAGCTCAATTTTTGTGCAGTCATTGAGAAGCGATCCTTTTAGA CATTTTCACATGGCTGTCCTTGCTGCCTACTCTGGACGAAAAACCAAGAATGAAATTATTAAG GTCAACTTACTTTCAACAAACAGTCGTGCCGAGGAACATAACGTCGGCCCGAACACGCGCCGCCCTTCCTATGGCAAGGGAGGCTGA
- the LOC142549680 gene encoding metal transporter Nramp3.1-like, with translation MYSRNMPTLEEDQQQPLLTIRPIDSSNEDEEERAYDASEKIHVIGVDEGDESAEYSTQVQPFSWRKLWLFMGPGFLMSIAFLDPGNLEGDLQAGAIAGYSLLWLLLWATAMGLLVQLLAARLGVVTGRHLAEFCREEYPNWARLLLWIMTELALIGADIQEVIGSAIAIKILSAGFFPLWAGVIITALDCFIFLFLENYGVRKLEALFAVLIATMAASFAWMFGETRPSGRELLLGVLVPKLSSKTIKQAVGVVGCIIMPHNVYLHSALVQSRDIDKNKIGRVREALKYYSIESGLALSISFMINLFVTTVFAKAFYGTEQANSIGLENAGQYLHDKYGGGIFPVYYIWAVGLLASGQSSTITGTYAGQFIMGGFLNLRLKKWIRALITRSFAIIPTLIVALVFDTSEDSLDVLNEWLNVLQSVQIPFALIPLLCLVSKERVMGIFKIGTALQILSWLVAALVIAINGYLLVDFFSSEGNSGAFFTSVVSSFAAAYICFIVYLVARELNFSSSFLNANRMKNSEI, from the exons ATGTATTCAAGAAACATGCCTACACTCGAAGAAGACCAGCAGCAACCGTTGCTGACGATTCGGCCTATAGATTCGTCCAATGAAGACGAAGAAGAACGAGCCTACGACGCGTCGGAGAAAATTCACGTCATTGGAGTGGACGAAGGGGATGAATCCGCCGAGTATTCCACCCAGGTGCAGCCTTTTTCTTGGCGGAAGCTGTGGCTATTTATGGGTCCGGGATTCTTGATGAGTATAGCCTTCCTGGATCCGGGAAACCTGGAGGGGGATCTCCAGGCGGGGGCGATTGCGGGTTATTCCCTTCTGTGGCTGCTTTTGTGGGCCACCGCCATGGGCCTATTGGTTCAGCTGCTGGCGGCTCGTCTCGGCGTGGTGACGGGGCGTCACTTGGCGGAATTTTGCAGAGAGGAGTATCCCAACTGGGCTAGGTTGTTGCTTTGGATCATGACGGAGCTGGCCCTGATTGGGGCTGACATTCAGGAAGTAATTGGCAGTGCTATTGCTATCAAGATTTTGAGCGCTGGTTTCTTTCCTCTCTGGGCTGGAGTTATTATCACTGCTCTTGACTG CTTCATCTTCTTGTTTTTGGAGAACTATGGTGTGAGAAAATTGGAAGCACTTTTTGCTGTCCTTATAGCAACAATGGCCGCCTCATTTGCATGGATGTTTGGTGAGACGAGGCCCAGTGGCCGTGAACTTTTACTCG GTGTTTTGGTTCCAAAACTCAGCTCCAAAACTATAAAGCAGGCAGTAGGAGTCGTCGGGTGCATTATAATGCCTCACAATGTATATTTACACTCCGCCTTGGTACAATCTAGAGATATCGACAAGAACAAGATCGGTCGAGTTCGAGAAGCCCTCAAGTACTACTCAATCGAGTCTGGCCTGGCTTTATCAATCTCTTTCATGATAAATCTGTTTGTCACGACTGTTTTTGCCAAGGCATTTTACGGTACAGAACAAGCCAACAGTATTGGCCTTGAAAATGCAGGGCAGTATCTTCATGACAAGTATGGAGGAGGAATTTTTCCGGTATATTATATTTGGGCTGTTGGTTTACTAGCATCTGGCCAGAGTAGTACCATAACCGGCACTTATGCTGGCCAATTTATTATGGGTGGATTTTTAAATTTACGGTTGAAAAAGTGGATAAGGGCACTTATAACAAGAAGCTTTGCAATTATCCCGACACTTATTGTTGCTCTTGTTTTTGATACATCTGAGGACTCGTTGGATGTCCTAAATGAATGGCTTAATGTGCTTCAGTCTGTTCAGATACCGTTTGCTCTCATTCCTCTGCTTTGCCTGGTATCAAAAGAGAGAGTAATGGGCATTTTCAAAATTGGCACTGCTCTGCAG ATACTATCATGGCTTGTGGCAGCCCTGGTGATTGCTATCAACGGCTATCTTTTGGTTGATTTTTTCTCCTCAGAAGGGAACAGTGGTGCTTTCTTCACTTCTGTGGTTTCCTCGTTTGCGGCTGCATACATTTGTTTCATAGTATATCTTGTTGCAAGGGAACTTAACTTTTCCAGTTCGTTCCTAAATGCCAATAGGATGAAAAACTCAGAAATCTGA